TGGACGACCATACGGTGATTACTGGTTCCCACAACTGGTCCCAGGCGGCCAATACCCAAAACGATGAGGCCCTCTTAATTATTCGCAATGGGGCGATCGCCCAACAATTCACAACAGAATTTGAGCGGCTTTATGCAGATGCCTACCTGGGGATTCCACCTTTTATCGCCAGTAAACAACAACCGATGGCGGCCGATTGCACTCCCGCGGCCACCAGTGGCCCTGTGAATGTGAATACGGCCACGGCCGCAGAACTGGCAACCCTACCCGGCATTGGCCCCAGCCTCGCCCAGGGAATTATCGACACACGCCCCCACCGCAGCCTGGCAGATTTACAGCGGGTGTCGGGTATTGGCGAAAAGAAAGCCGCCGACCTGGCCGGAAAAGTCACCTGGTAGAGACGCGCTATAGTACGTTCCATAATGTCTTTGATCCTGGCCCATGCGCTCCATTTTGATAATCTTTTGCAGCCTCTGCCTTTGGCTAAATCTCTGCTGTCCCAGTTTTGCCCTGACCAATGCCCAAATTTCGGAGGGCGATCTCACAGAGATCCGCTCCGCGGTGCGCCTGACTCAAACCGCGATCCAAGCAGCGAAAAAGGGGGATTTATTGACGGCGGAAAAAATTTGGTCTGATTTAATCGAAACCTTCCCTGAAAATCCGGCCCTCTGGAGCAATCGGGGGAATACCAGAGCCGGTTTAAACCAATTTGAAGCGGCCCTGGCAGACCTGAATGAAGCGATTCGCCTGGCCCCGGACCAGGTGGATCCCTACTTTAATCGCGGCGCGATCCTCGAACAGCTGCAACGGCTTACTGACGCGATCGCCGACTATAACAAGGCGATCGAACTGGATCCCAAAGAGGCGATCGCCTACCACAATCGCGGCAATGCCTATGGCAGTTTAGGAAATTGGGAGCAGGCGCGGCAGGATTACCAACAGGCGACGGCACTGGATCCCCGTTTTGCTTGGGCCGCCGAAAGTTATGCCCTCGCCCTTTATCAAGTGGGGGAAGAGCAGGCTGCCCTCGACCGAATGAAAGCCGTAGTGCGGAAATATCCGCTATTTGCCGATGCCCGGGTGGCGCTCACGGCAATGCTCTGGGGTCAGCACCAATTTGGGGAGGCTGAAAGTAACTGGGTTTCTGCCGCCGGGTTAGATGAGCGCTACCGAGATTTAGACTGGTTAAAAACGGTGCGCCGCTTTCCACCAAAACTACTGAGCGATCTGGAAAATTTTTTCAAGCTCCAGTAAAAGCCCCAAATTGCTATGCAGATTGTTGAATCAATTTGGCCCGCACCAGTTTTATCGCATCATAACTATATTTTTCCTGGAGATGTTCCCGTAGTTGGCTCAAGGACACTGGCCCCAGGGTGGCGATCGCCTGTTCGATTTCCGCTTGGGCCTCTGGTTTCACCAGGCGATCGAGGTCAATGGCTTCCCCACTCTGCAACAGGATTGCCAGGTGCTCATTGATGGTGCCTGCCGTGAGATTCCGCTGTTTGGCGATTTCTACCACCGAAAGACCCTGTTGATAGAGTTGGAATGTGATTAACTGGGTGCCGTTGACCTGGGGTTTCGGTGGGGCCTGGGTGGCACAAAATTCTTGAATTACGGCCAAAAAAGGTTCACCATAACGTTGATATTTAGCGCTCGTCACTCCGGAAATGAGAGAAAAATCTGCCTGGGTGCGCGGCCGCCGGGTCGCCATTTGCCGGAGGGTCGCATCAGAAAAAACCATGTAAGGGGCAATCCAGTTGGCATCGGCCAATTGCTTCCGCAGCTGGCGCAGTTCCCCAAACAGAATTTCCGCATCGAGATGATTGTCACCCATGCCCAGGATTTCGGCCGCTGTCTGTCGTCGTTCTATGGGGATATTCACCTGGCGCTGTTTTTTGAGAATCTCCCAACTGAGGTCATTGAGTTTTAAAACGCGATAACCATCACTGCTTTCTAGCATTAATCCCTGGTGCAAGAGTGATCGCCCGAGATTTTTCCACTCGTCTTTAGTGCGATCGCGGCCAATGCCGTAGGTAGAAAGCTCATGATGTTTATTCTGAAGAATCTTGTCTCGCTTTGAACCCTTGAGGACATCGATAATGTAGGCCATGCCATACCGTTCTCGGCAGCGGGCCACACAGGACAAAAACTTTTGGGCCTCGATGGTCCAATCTTCTAGGGGGCGAGGATTTTGGCAATTGTCACAACCTGCACAGTTCCCCAGAAATTGCTCCCCAAAATAGCTCAGTTGGATCGTCCGCCGACATTCACTCCCCTCGGCATAGTCGATCATTTTTTGTAGTTGCTGGTAAGCGATTCTTTTGTCCTGCTCGTCTTCTTTTAGTTCGATGAAATATTCCGCCTTTTTGATGTCCCCGGCGCTATAAAACAAAGTGCAGTGGGCTGGCTCCCCATCCCGTCCGGCCCGGCCCGATTCTTGGTAATAGCGTTCTAAATTTGTCGGCAAATCGTAATGCACCACAAAGCGTACATCGGGTTTATTAATTCCCATTCCAAAGGCGATCGTCGCCACCATCAGGGGCACATCGTCCCGGATAAATTGCTCTTGGTGATCGGCCCGTAAGCCGTCTGCTAGACCCGCATGGTAGGGCAGAGCTTTGATTCCGTCTTGTTGGAGGCGATCGGCCAATTCATCTACTTTTTTGCGACTAGAACAGTAAATAATGCCCGCTTGCCCGCGCCGTTTGCGGACATAGGTTAAAAGTTGGGTGTAGCTTTTGCTGCCCTTGGATACGACTTCATAGTAGAGGTTCGGACGATTAAAGCTGGTGCAATGAAAACTGGGGTTTTGGAGAGCAAGTTGGTCAATAATATCTTGGCGGACCCGTTGTGTTGCAGTGGCGGTGAAGGCATGGCAAGGGGTCTGGGGATAGCGTCGCCGGATATGAGTCAGTTGGCGATATTCTGGACGAAAATCATGGCCCCATTCAGAAACGCAGTGGGCTTCATCAACAACGAATCCGGCTAAACCGATAGATTGATACACATCTAAAAGAAAGTGCTGAAATCCTTCGTTAAAGAGCCGTTCAGGGGCAATATAGAGCAGCTTGATCTTGCCATTAAAAATGGACTGGATCCGCGATCGCGCTTGGTCAAGATTTAGGGTGCTATTCAGAAAAGTCGCGCCAATGCCGTTGTCCGTGAGGGCATCCACTTGATCTTGCATCAGGGCGATCAGGGGAGAAATAACGACGGTTAGCCCAGGTTTGAGGAGGGCTGGCAACTGGAAACACAGAGATTTTCCGGCCCCGGTGGGCATCAGGGCGAGGATATCGCGGTTCTGGAGAGCTGCTTCGATGACGTTTTTTTGACCATGGCGGAAATTGTCATATCCGAAGAAGTGTTTGAGGGCGGCTTCTAGGGACGGAAACTGGGACATGGGAAACAAACTTTCAGAAAGACTAGCTTCCTAATCGTACCCTGATCCAATCTTTGATGATATCGAGGAAGCTCAAGCCGCCGTTAAAGAATACGTAAATGACGGACACCATCAGGATGGCGATCGCCCAAGAAAAAATCACACCAGCGGCACTAATTAAACCGTCGTCTTCTTGCAAACCAAAGGCGGTAATAAAGATGCCCATGGCGGGTAGGGTATTCGTCCCAGGGATCGGAATCATCATCGAGGTGGCCATCAGGGCCATGGTGATTCCCATGATCATCCGTCCGGTGCGGCTTTGGCAGACGAAGGGAAGCCGTGGGTGGGCGATCGCCTCCATTTTTTTCAGCCAAGGTAGCCCTTTTTCTAAAACCCCTTGGGCCATAGTTGTTTTAACGGTCTTTTTTTGCCATGACAGGGGCAACCATAATTGTGTCCGCCCAATAATTAACTGGATAGCAATCAAAAAAATAAGAATACCAAAGGGGGTCGAATAACCAGGGGCGGGGATGGGCAGGGCGGAAGGAAAGGATAAAATCGCCAGCACAATGCCAAATACTTTTTCTTCGGTGATCGCCATCACTTGGGCTAAACTCACCGTTTCACCACGGTCTTCTTCAAAAAAATAACGGTGCAATTCCTTCGAGAGGCGAGCCATAGTGAAACTTCAATCAGAGGGGACAGCTATTGAGCATAGCGCAACGCTGCAATTTTGCCTCAGTTTTACATCAGCAATTTCCACTCTAGGAGAACGGCCACAGGAATGGTCAAAGTCACGGGATCTTTAACGGGCAGAATCAGTTGAATTTTTCGATCCATTGGCAGTTTCGGTAAAATTTCCTTGAGATCAAATTGACCGACATTGGGGGCGGGGGCTTCGGTGACAAATTGATCCGCTGCCAGTAAATCTGCCTCGGTATTTAAGACAATGGTTAAGGGCGCAGGATGGATAAATTCTGTTTGGCCAGGATAACCCACAAGACGTAAATCTACTTCATCAACGACACCATCTTTCACTCGTTTAAATAACACCACTTGCCAAGTTTGATCATGGCGATCGCGGATAGATTGGCGGGATTGTAAAAGGATTTGTCCGGCAGTTTCTGCCTGTTGACGAATATCAGCAAAACTGGGGGCGATCGCCAAACTACTCCACAAAATCATCCCAAGACATACAGTGAGCACGAGCAATCTTGAGCATTGACGATGAATTATTTTCAACATAAAAAAGATCCCTCTACATGAGAAGGATCTTAATCAGTGAATGAAATTAAGTTGTTATTTAACCGCTATTTCTTCAACTTTTTACTTCTGGGTCAAACGAGTCAAAACTTGGTTCGACCGTTCCACAAAAGCTTTCATCCCATCTGCATCAAAGGCTTTTTGTGCCATCAGTGCCAAATCATAAACATGTTGACACATCATATCAATGGTTTCTTGGTTAGAAGATTGACCATCAACTTGGATAATTGAACCCTGACTGAGCTGATAAATATTTTCGATCAAAGGATGAGACATATTAATCATCAACACATGATCTTCAGGGAACTGCATGGTGGTTTGTTGCATCATTGCCGTCATTTCCTGGAGACGACGCATCGCTTCTGGTAATAACACCATGGCGGGAGGAGTTGCTTGGGTTTCACCAGATTTGATCGACTGGGTTTTGATATTGACTTTCGGCTTATTAATCGCCTTTTCAAAGATATCTTTAATCACCTCAGCACGGGTTTTATTTGTGGTTGGATCGATGATCTCACTCGCCTTGTCATCTTCTACTAAGCTCTGGTCTAATTCTGAATCTACACGGCAGAATTTGACATCATTGTGTTCCCGTTCAAGGAAAGGAATAAAGTAGTTTGTATCGATAAAGGAATCTAAATATAGAACCTCTAATCCTTGCGCTTTATATAGTTCGATGTAAGTAGATTGGGTACTGGCATCGGTGCAATAGAAAACGCGATTTTCATGCTTTTCTTGATTGCGCTCAAGATAATCTTTGAGAGTGGTAAATGGTTCGTTGGAAGTGGCTTTTTTCGCCTCTTTATTGACATCTTCCCAAATGTCACCATCATTACTCTGCACTTGAACTTCGGGAGTTTCGGGCTGGGCTTCGGGTTTGTAGGTGGTGCGATAGATGAGAATATCTTCAACTTGTTTTTTGAATTTCTCGTCGCGGATGCTGCCATATTTCACAAATGTGCCAACATCTTCCCAACTCTTGACATAATCGCTGTAGTTTTCGTCGTAAAGAGATTTCAGGCGATCGCCCACTTTCTTCGCGATGTAATCGGAAATGCGGCGCACAGTTCTGTGGTTTGTAAGCGCACTACGGGACACGTTCAGG
The nucleotide sequence above comes from [Synechococcus] sp. NIES-970. Encoded proteins:
- the recQ gene encoding ATP-dependent DNA helicase, whose translation is MSQFPSLEAALKHFFGYDNFRHGQKNVIEAALQNRDILALMPTGAGKSLCFQLPALLKPGLTVVISPLIALMQDQVDALTDNGIGATFLNSTLNLDQARSRIQSIFNGKIKLLYIAPERLFNEGFQHFLLDVYQSIGLAGFVVDEAHCVSEWGHDFRPEYRQLTHIRRRYPQTPCHAFTATATQRVRQDIIDQLALQNPSFHCTSFNRPNLYYEVVSKGSKSYTQLLTYVRKRRGQAGIIYCSSRKKVDELADRLQQDGIKALPYHAGLADGLRADHQEQFIRDDVPLMVATIAFGMGINKPDVRFVVHYDLPTNLERYYQESGRAGRDGEPAHCTLFYSAGDIKKAEYFIELKEDEQDKRIAYQQLQKMIDYAEGSECRRTIQLSYFGEQFLGNCAGCDNCQNPRPLEDWTIEAQKFLSCVARCRERYGMAYIIDVLKGSKRDKILQNKHHELSTYGIGRDRTKDEWKNLGRSLLHQGLMLESSDGYRVLKLNDLSWEILKKQRQVNIPIERRQTAAEILGMGDNHLDAEILFGELRQLRKQLADANWIAPYMVFSDATLRQMATRRPRTQADFSLISGVTSAKYQRYGEPFLAVIQEFCATQAPPKPQVNGTQLITFQLYQQGLSVVEIAKQRNLTAGTINEHLAILLQSGEAIDLDRLVKPEAQAEIEQAIATLGPVSLSQLREHLQEKYSYDAIKLVRAKLIQQSA
- the htpG gene encoding heat shock protein, translating into MTVLEKGNITIHTENIFPIIKKSLYTDHEIFLRELISNAVDAISKRKMAKMAGESSIDVPDGEIIIDVNKEKKQLSITDNGIGMTLEEIKKYINQVAFSSAEEFIQKYGKDANDLIGHFGLGFYSAFMVATHVEIDTLSCKDGAEAIHWSCDGSPEFEVAASDKKNIGTTITLTIMDEEIEYLEPQRIRQLVKTYSDFMPVAIRFEGEQINKQRAIWKESPQNLTDEDYLEFYRYLYPFQEDPLLWVHLNTDYPFLLNGILYFPKLRPDIDVTKGQIKLFCNQVFVSDHCEEVIPEFLMPLRGVIDSTDIPLNVSRSALTNHRTVRRISDYIAKKVGDRLKSLYDENYSDYVKSWEDVGTFVKYGSIRDEKFKKQVEDILIYRTTYKPEAQPETPEVQVQSNDGDIWEDVNKEAKKATSNEPFTTLKDYLERNQEKHENRVFYCTDASTQSTYIELYKAQGLEVLYLDSFIDTNYFIPFLEREHNDVKFCRVDSELDQSLVEDDKASEIIDPTTNKTRAEVIKDIFEKAINKPKVNIKTQSIKSGETQATPPAMVLLPEAMRRLQEMTAMMQQTTMQFPEDHVLMINMSHPLIENIYQLSQGSIIQVDGQSSNQETIDMMCQHVYDLALMAQKAFDADGMKAFVERSNQVLTRLTQK
- a CDS encoding TPR domain protein translates to MRSILIIFCSLCLWLNLCCPSFALTNAQISEGDLTEIRSAVRLTQTAIQAAKKGDLLTAEKIWSDLIETFPENPALWSNRGNTRAGLNQFEAALADLNEAIRLAPDQVDPYFNRGAILEQLQRLTDAIADYNKAIELDPKEAIAYHNRGNAYGSLGNWEQARQDYQQATALDPRFAWAAESYALALYQVGEEQAALDRMKAVVRKYPLFADARVALTAMLWGQHQFGEAESNWVSAAGLDERYRDLDWLKTVRRFPPKLLSDLENFFKLQ
- a CDS encoding hypothetical protein (conserved hypothetical protein); its protein translation is MLKIIHRQCSRLLVLTVCLGMILWSSLAIAPSFADIRQQAETAGQILLQSRQSIRDRHDQTWQVVLFKRVKDGVVDEVDLRLVGYPGQTEFIHPAPLTIVLNTEADLLAADQFVTEAPAPNVGQFDLKEILPKLPMDRKIQLILPVKDPVTLTIPVAVLLEWKLLM
- the exoD gene encoding exopolysaccharide synthesis protein, giving the protein MARLSKELHRYFFEEDRGETVSLAQVMAITEEKVFGIVLAILSFPSALPIPAPGYSTPFGILIFLIAIQLIIGRTQLWLPLSWQKKTVKTTMAQGVLEKGLPWLKKMEAIAHPRLPFVCQSRTGRMIMGITMALMATSMMIPIPGTNTLPAMGIFITAFGLQEDDGLISAAGVIFSWAIAILMVSVIYVFFNGGLSFLDIIKDWIRVRLGS